Proteins from one Camelina sativa cultivar DH55 chromosome 8, Cs, whole genome shotgun sequence genomic window:
- the LOC104707150 gene encoding homeobox protein knotted-1-like 1 isoform X3: MEEYQHDSSSTPHRQHHQHMLFPHMSSLLPQTTENCFRSDHDQPNNNPSVKSEASSSRINHYSMLMRAIHNTQEANNDNVTDVEAMKAKIIAHPHYSTLLQAYLDCQKIGAPPEVVDRITAARQDFEARQQRSTPSLSASSKDPELDQFMEAYCDMLVKYREELTRPIQEAMEFIRRIESQLSMLCQGPIHILNNPADGKSEGMGSSDEEQENNSGGETELPEIDPRAEDRELKNHLLKKYSGYLSSLKQELSKKKKKGKLPKEARQKLLTWWELHYKWPYPSESEKVALAESTGLDQKQINNWFINQRKRHWKPSEDMQFMVMDGLQHPHHAALYMDGHYMGDGPYRLGP, encoded by the exons ATGGAAGAATACCAGCATGACAGCAGCTCCACGCCTCATAGA CAACATCACCAACACATGTTGTTCCCACATATGAGTTCTCTTCTCCCTCAAACAACCGAGAATTGCTTCCGATCCGATCATGATCAACCCAACAACAACCCATCTGTTAAATCCGAAGCAAGCTCCTCAAGGATCAATCACTACTCCATGTTGATGAGAGCCATCCACAATACCCAAGAAGCTAATAACGATAACGTCACCGATGTGGAAGCCATGAAGGCCAAGATCATTGCTCATCCTCACTACTCTACCCTCCTACAAGCTTACTTGGACTGCCaaaag ATTGGAGCCCCACCTGAGGTGGTTGATAGAATTACGGCGGCACGGCAAGACTTTGAAGCTAGGCAGCAGCGGTCAACACCGTCTTTGTCTGCCTCGTCCAAAGACCCAGAATTGGATCAATTCATG GAAGCATACTGTGACATGTTGGTTAAATATCGTGAGGAGCTAACACGGCCCATTCAAGAAGCAATGGAGTTTATACGTCGTATTGAATCTCAGCTTAGCATGTTGTGTCAGGGTCCCATTCACATCCTCAACAATCCTG CAGATGGGAAAAGTGAGGGAATGGGATCATCAGACGAGGAGCAAGAGAATAACAGCGGAGGGGAAACAGAATTACCGGAAATAGACCCGAGGGCGGAAGATCGGGAACTCAAGAACCATTTGCTAAAGAAGTACAGTGGATACTTGAGTAGTTTGAAACAAGAACTgtccaagaagaaaaagaaaggtaaaCTTCCTAAAGAAGCAAGGCAGAAGCTTCTCACGTGGTGGGAGTTGCATTACAAGTGGCCGTATCCTTCT GAATCAGAGAAGGTGGCGTTAGCGGAATCAACAGGGTTAGAtcagaaacaaatcaacaattgGTTCATAAACCAAAGAAAGCGTCACTGGAAACCATCTGAAGACATGCAGTTCATGGTGATGGATGGTCTGCAGCACCCCCACCACGCAGCTCTATACATGGATGGTCATTACATGGGTGATGGACCTTATCGTCTCGGCCCATAA
- the LOC104707150 gene encoding homeobox protein knotted-1-like 1 isoform X1, whose translation MEEYQHDSSSTPHRVSFLYSPISPSNKNDNNNNNNNNNSRNYGPGYNNTNNHQQHHQHMLFPHMSSLLPQTTENCFRSDHDQPNNNPSVKSEASSSRINHYSMLMRAIHNTQEANNDNVTDVEAMKAKIIAHPHYSTLLQAYLDCQKIGAPPEVVDRITAARQDFEARQQRSTPSLSASSKDPELDQFMEAYCDMLVKYREELTRPIQEAMEFIRRIESQLSMLCQGPIHILNNPADGKSEGMGSSDEEQENNSGGETELPEIDPRAEDRELKNHLLKKYSGYLSSLKQELSKKKKKGKLPKEARQKLLTWWELHYKWPYPSESEKVALAESTGLDQKQINNWFINQRKRHWKPSEDMQFMVMDGLQHPHHAALYMDGHYMGDGPYRLGP comes from the exons ATGGAAGAATACCAGCATGACAGCAGCTCCACGCCTCATAGAGTAAGTTTCTTGTACTCTCCAATCTCCCCTTCCAACAAAAacgataacaacaacaataacaataataataatagtagaAATTATGGTCCTGGTTACAACAATACTAACAATCATCAGCAACATCACCAACACATGTTGTTCCCACATATGAGTTCTCTTCTCCCTCAAACAACCGAGAATTGCTTCCGATCCGATCATGATCAACCCAACAACAACCCATCTGTTAAATCCGAAGCAAGCTCCTCAAGGATCAATCACTACTCCATGTTGATGAGAGCCATCCACAATACCCAAGAAGCTAATAACGATAACGTCACCGATGTGGAAGCCATGAAGGCCAAGATCATTGCTCATCCTCACTACTCTACCCTCCTACAAGCTTACTTGGACTGCCaaaag ATTGGAGCCCCACCTGAGGTGGTTGATAGAATTACGGCGGCACGGCAAGACTTTGAAGCTAGGCAGCAGCGGTCAACACCGTCTTTGTCTGCCTCGTCCAAAGACCCAGAATTGGATCAATTCATG GAAGCATACTGTGACATGTTGGTTAAATATCGTGAGGAGCTAACACGGCCCATTCAAGAAGCAATGGAGTTTATACGTCGTATTGAATCTCAGCTTAGCATGTTGTGTCAGGGTCCCATTCACATCCTCAACAATCCTG CAGATGGGAAAAGTGAGGGAATGGGATCATCAGACGAGGAGCAAGAGAATAACAGCGGAGGGGAAACAGAATTACCGGAAATAGACCCGAGGGCGGAAGATCGGGAACTCAAGAACCATTTGCTAAAGAAGTACAGTGGATACTTGAGTAGTTTGAAACAAGAACTgtccaagaagaaaaagaaaggtaaaCTTCCTAAAGAAGCAAGGCAGAAGCTTCTCACGTGGTGGGAGTTGCATTACAAGTGGCCGTATCCTTCT GAATCAGAGAAGGTGGCGTTAGCGGAATCAACAGGGTTAGAtcagaaacaaatcaacaattgGTTCATAAACCAAAGAAAGCGTCACTGGAAACCATCTGAAGACATGCAGTTCATGGTGATGGATGGTCTGCAGCACCCCCACCACGCAGCTCTATACATGGATGGTCATTACATGGGTGATGGACCTTATCGTCTCGGCCCATAA
- the LOC104707150 gene encoding homeobox protein knotted-1-like 1 isoform X2, whose translation MEEYQHDSSSTPHRVSFLYSPISPSNKNDNNNNNNNNNSRNYGPGYNNTNNHQQHHQHMLFPHMSSLLPQTTENCFRSDHDQPNNNPSVKSEASSSRINHYSMLMRAIHNTQEANNDNVTDVEAMKAKIIAHPHYSTLLQAYLDCQKIGAPPEVVDRITAARQDFEARQQRSTPSLSASSKDPELDQFMEAYCDMLVKYREELTRPIQEAMEFIRRIESQLSMLCQGPIHILNNPDGKSEGMGSSDEEQENNSGGETELPEIDPRAEDRELKNHLLKKYSGYLSSLKQELSKKKKKGKLPKEARQKLLTWWELHYKWPYPSESEKVALAESTGLDQKQINNWFINQRKRHWKPSEDMQFMVMDGLQHPHHAALYMDGHYMGDGPYRLGP comes from the exons ATGGAAGAATACCAGCATGACAGCAGCTCCACGCCTCATAGAGTAAGTTTCTTGTACTCTCCAATCTCCCCTTCCAACAAAAacgataacaacaacaataacaataataataatagtagaAATTATGGTCCTGGTTACAACAATACTAACAATCATCAGCAACATCACCAACACATGTTGTTCCCACATATGAGTTCTCTTCTCCCTCAAACAACCGAGAATTGCTTCCGATCCGATCATGATCAACCCAACAACAACCCATCTGTTAAATCCGAAGCAAGCTCCTCAAGGATCAATCACTACTCCATGTTGATGAGAGCCATCCACAATACCCAAGAAGCTAATAACGATAACGTCACCGATGTGGAAGCCATGAAGGCCAAGATCATTGCTCATCCTCACTACTCTACCCTCCTACAAGCTTACTTGGACTGCCaaaag ATTGGAGCCCCACCTGAGGTGGTTGATAGAATTACGGCGGCACGGCAAGACTTTGAAGCTAGGCAGCAGCGGTCAACACCGTCTTTGTCTGCCTCGTCCAAAGACCCAGAATTGGATCAATTCATG GAAGCATACTGTGACATGTTGGTTAAATATCGTGAGGAGCTAACACGGCCCATTCAAGAAGCAATGGAGTTTATACGTCGTATTGAATCTCAGCTTAGCATGTTGTGTCAGGGTCCCATTCACATCCTCAACAATCCTG ATGGGAAAAGTGAGGGAATGGGATCATCAGACGAGGAGCAAGAGAATAACAGCGGAGGGGAAACAGAATTACCGGAAATAGACCCGAGGGCGGAAGATCGGGAACTCAAGAACCATTTGCTAAAGAAGTACAGTGGATACTTGAGTAGTTTGAAACAAGAACTgtccaagaagaaaaagaaaggtaaaCTTCCTAAAGAAGCAAGGCAGAAGCTTCTCACGTGGTGGGAGTTGCATTACAAGTGGCCGTATCCTTCT GAATCAGAGAAGGTGGCGTTAGCGGAATCAACAGGGTTAGAtcagaaacaaatcaacaattgGTTCATAAACCAAAGAAAGCGTCACTGGAAACCATCTGAAGACATGCAGTTCATGGTGATGGATGGTCTGCAGCACCCCCACCACGCAGCTCTATACATGGATGGTCATTACATGGGTGATGGACCTTATCGTCTCGGCCCATAA